GCGTCGGATCAATGCTACTCAAGATGCCGAGATTGCGCTCAAATCGGCCTGCCATGTTGTGTTCAACGCCAGGCTCGAGGCTTTCCGGGGCGTCTGAGTGAATCACCGTCTCTTCATTGCCGAGATAGATCGTAAACGTGTCTAGGTCCACTCGATACGTGTGGACATTGTCCAGAATGTGATTGTCGACACGTGTCTTCCGTCGAGGCGCCATGGGCGCCAGACGGGCATCGCTGCCTTTGGGGCGTCTTTTGATCTGGCGAGCCATGGGGTTACCTCGCAATCTGCTATTCTCCACCCATTGTATAGCTCAAAAATGGGAAAAGGCAAGAAGGCCTCCGCATTAGAACATATGTTTGTCCCAAACCGTTCTTTAATGGGTGTAACCCTTTTAGATTTAAGTGTTTTTGCGATATAATGGGTACTATGGTGCAAAAACATTACGACCTTGTCATTGTCGGCGCTGGTTCCGGATTGAACCTCGCGGCAAAAACTGCGGAGGCAAACAACTGGAAGGTTGCCGTCATCGAAAAAGGGCCGCTTGGCGGCACGTGCCTCAACCGTGGCTGTATCCCCTCAAAAATCCTCATCCACGCGGCAGATGTTGCAAATGAAATCCGTAGAGCACGAGAGTTTGGCATTGACGCAGAGATCACAGGTATTCGTTTTGCTGATGTGGTAAATCGAGCGAGCGAGTTTGTGGATGCTGATGCGGCAAAACTTGAGCGAGGAGTCCGCGCACACCCCGGAATCGACCTCTACGAGACAGAGGCATATTTTGTAAGTGACAAAACACTAGATGTCGGCGGCCCTTCGAGTACCTCAGGACAAGAGACCATTACGGGCGAGCGCATTTTGATTGCGGCGGGGACGCGGCCCTTTGTTCCTCCGGTCCAGGGGATAGAGAGCATTGAATATTTGACGAGCGATGAAGCGCTAAGACTTACAAAGCAGCCGAAGTCCATGATTATCATAGGCGGTGGCTATATCTCTGCCGAATTGGGGCACTTTTTCGGTGCGCTGGGGACGGAGGTCACGATTATTGAAGCGGGGGAGCGGCTTATTGGTCGTGAAGACAGTGATATTTCCGCCGCATTTACCCGTATTTTTTCGGAAAGCCATCGAGTTGTTTTGAATGCAAAAGTTATCTCTGTTGCACAAGGCAACGGACTAAAACAGGTGATTGTTGAAGGCAAAGACGGGAAACAGCAGACGCTCGAAGCCGAAGCGTTACTCCTCACTACAGGGCGTCGGTCCGCAAGTGATCTACTGAAACTCAAAGAAAACACGAAGATCGAATTAGACGAGCGCGGCTTTGTGAAAGTGAACGAATATCTGGAAACAAACGTGCCAAATGTCTGGGCGCTCGGGGATATTGTTGGCAAGGCGCCGTTCAAGCATGGAGCCAACATGGAGGCGCGGCACCTGCTCGCGGCATTGACTGGTGGAAAGAAGACCCCCGTTGATTATTCGCTCATGCCGCACGCGATTTTTTCTTACCCCCAAGTTGCAGGAGTCGGACTCACCGAGGAGGAGGCAAAAGCGAAAGGAATTAAATACGAAGTACGTAAAAAAGAATATGCCAAAACAGGCATGGGTAAGGCTCTTGAGGAAAAAGATGGTTTTGTAAAGTTCATCATTGATCCAGAAAAAGAAAAGATTTTAGGATGCCATATTATGGGGCCCCATGCCTCAACACTTATCCACGAGGTTATCGTCGCCATGAAGGCGGGTGGTGACATTTCTCTTATTCGCGATTCTATCCATGTTCACCCCGCGCTCTCAGAGGTAGTTCAGAGGGCGTTGTAGTTAGGCCACAAAAAAACTCCAATCTGCCAGCTGGCGGATTGGAGTTTTTTTTCGTACCTACTTACTAGATGAGAAGCAAGACGAAAGCGGTTAAGAGGAGGAAGGCGACAAGCCAAGCGAGTGTCGCGAGGAGGAACACAATAGCCTCTTTTTTCTGATTGTTGAGGTAAAGGTACACTGGCCACCCGAAGACCAAGAGGCTCGTAATCGTCGCCGATATGATAAAGAGGAGGAGCATGAAGATGGGAACAAACAACCCCTCTTCGTGCTTCCCAAAAATGCGCTCTGCATTGGAGAGGAACGAGGCCACCCCAAAAACATAGAGAAATACGCCGGACCCGTGCACGAAACTTTTAAAGAGATAATCAGAGTACTTCATGGTTATTTTTTAAGAAATCTATCTGCTAATACGTCTATTTCGTCTGGTGTAAAACGGAAATCTTGAGCAACCTTCACCAACGTTTCGTAAAACGACTTTGTGTGAGGGAGTTTCCTAATTTTGCTGAACTCCTCAACAGCTTTCAACTCTTCGTCCGAAAAGCGGCTATCAGATGCCGTCACCTTTTCCTCTAACGCATTCGCATAAGCAGCGAAAAACTCCGCAATGAATTGAGGATCTTCAATTCTTGATCGATGGGCTTCAAATTCTTCTCCTTTTGGTGCTGATTCCGATGTCATGATGCAAATTATAACATTTATCCCCGCAAGAAAGATGCCCCGCTTTGTTAAAAGAGTAGCACTTAAGAAATGTCGGGGCAAAAGAAAAAGAGCAATCAATGTTGATTGCTCTTTTGGGGTTTACGCGTGTTTACGCTGCTTTTTGGATAGTGATTGCAGAATAATCCATCTTATGTCAGCTGAAATCTCCACCTCCTCTCCATGGGGAGTTTCGAACGTGAGTACCTCTACACTCTTTGGGATGTAGCGACGTATGCCGCGAAGCCTGCTTTTCTCGGCTCCGCCGACGAACTTGCGGAGCGGAGTCTCCACCACGTTGACTCTTTCGTTTGCTGCGTTAACAATCGTTCCCTCGCCAGTAGCAATACCGACATGACCAACCCCATCATTGGGGTCAGTATCATAGAGATTGACACATCCTGTAACAAATACTACGTCTCCGGCGGTAATCTCCTCCAGAGCGATGACCTCACCAAGTCGGCGCTGCTCGATCGCAAGCCGAGGCAGCCAGATACCGCGCTGGGCATAGAGCCACCTGACAAGGCCCGAGCAGTCGACAAACCATGGAGCATCACGCGGCTTTGCATAGTCACGAAAGCATGATGTTCCGATGCGCTGCCGAGCGAGTGCGACGATATCCACTTCAACCAATGTAAAACCTTTATCGGTAAGCATGGCCAAAGTTTCCTCACGCGAGAGCGGCAAATGTAGCGAATCGAGGGACACTGCGCAGCGATTTCCGACAGCTCGGTATTCCATTCCTCTCTCCTCTCTGGGTTTCCTTGTGAAAGAACAAAAATCTGCCCCAGCAGGGCAGATTTCGAGGCTTTGAACATCAAAGCCTGCCCTCTAGGTCAGGAGGTAAAAAGATATGTGGATAAAGCCAGACCACGTTGCAATTTGATGATTATGAATCATGGTGTTGAAAGATATAATGTGGACCTACGGGGAATCGGACCCCGACCTCATCCATGCCATGGATGCGTAATACCATTTTACTATAGGCCCTAGTGAGGATTCAAAATGAGAACTTGCTCATATCTTCTCCGAGCGA
This portion of the Parcubacteria group bacterium genome encodes:
- a CDS encoding dihydrolipoyl dehydrogenase, producing the protein MVQKHYDLVIVGAGSGLNLAAKTAEANNWKVAVIEKGPLGGTCLNRGCIPSKILIHAADVANEIRRAREFGIDAEITGIRFADVVNRASEFVDADAAKLERGVRAHPGIDLYETEAYFVSDKTLDVGGPSSTSGQETITGERILIAAGTRPFVPPVQGIESIEYLTSDEALRLTKQPKSMIIIGGGYISAELGHFFGALGTEVTIIEAGERLIGREDSDISAAFTRIFSESHRVVLNAKVISVAQGNGLKQVIVEGKDGKQQTLEAEALLLTTGRRSASDLLKLKENTKIELDERGFVKVNEYLETNVPNVWALGDIVGKAPFKHGANMEARHLLAALTGGKKTPVDYSLMPHAIFSYPQVAGVGLTEEEAKAKGIKYEVRKKEYAKTGMGKALEEKDGFVKFIIDPEKEKILGCHIMGPHASTLIHEVIVAMKAGGDISLIRDSIHVHPALSEVVQRAL
- a CDS encoding C40 family peptidase, which encodes MEYRAVGNRCAVSLDSLHLPLSREETLAMLTDKGFTLVEVDIVALARQRIGTSCFRDYAKPRDAPWFVDCSGLVRWLYAQRGIWLPRLAIEQRRLGEVIALEEITAGDVVFVTGCVNLYDTDPNDGVGHVGIATGEGTIVNAANERVNVVETPLRKFVGGAEKSRLRGIRRYIPKSVEVLTFETPHGEEVEISADIRWIILQSLSKKQRKHA